One window of the Chitinophaga niabensis genome contains the following:
- the porU gene encoding type IX secretion system sortase PorU: protein MFFRRSVLCAFICLLCWQGKVFSQRTYASRSVLADGNWYKLAVKEPGVYKIDIPLLNTMGISTTNLASSQIRLFGNGGRMLPEDNAQPRPDDLLQNALAVIDGGDGLLNGSDYVLFYAPGPHSWQNNQHVQNLYADSACYFLNIAPGGLRMTTDNASPVPNMQINSFDFRAFYEKDLVNLLSSGKNWLGEEFNNVTPERNFTIPLPASGLTDINVHFRGAARTTSGSRFEISMNSAQLGSLSVTPVSGNIFDTYATIADGTFNANGPANFNIKYVGNAGAKGWLDYIEIFGRTALSLPTEGLLHFRDSRSLGRIGEFLISQANAQTQVWDITDPIKPISIATTLNGSTLRFTRDAATLKEYIAFSTTAKPVYVGPVPNQNLHGGGPTEMLIITAGSLRSEAVRLAAYHQARVVNVEEIYNEFSSGIADPTAIRDFVKMQYDRHGIKYLLLFGRASFDYKNRMANNTNIVPTWQSLASFHGINSYMSDDYFGFLDNTDDIAGNPLLDVAIGRLPVKNITEAANVVDKILGYHSPKGFGAWRNEMTFVADDEDDNLHLEDAEKVSNIIAQEQPQYNISKIYLDAFPQVADAGGSRYPAANEAVNNKMFNGTLVWNYTGHGSFSRLAEEAILEESSPNNWNNANRLPLMVTATCDFASFDNPNFNSLGEQLLNRKEGGAIALMTTTRAVFAFSNLVMNSNYFRLAFQPGAGNKMPTLGEGAMLAKNETYANFGDIINNRKFQLLGDPALSLAFPKWKVYTDSINAQPVSSTDTLKALGRYTIKGSVRDAAGLIRTGYNGSIVITVFDKPAGRSTRGNDPTSRAVVYEQRDRILYKGTQQVSNGRFSFTFVVPKDIAQTGGDGKISYYTSNETEDGSGFYSGIAVNGTATEIPPDNKGPVIKAWMDSEAFRDGGITSENPLLLLHLQDENGINATGNGIGHDIIAILDDSTRYYVMNDFYEAIPGDFREGKVRFPLAGLSPGKHTLTIRAWDTYNNSSTINIHFTVVPKATLAVENVSNYPNPFRQQTRFVFSHNQQEADLDVVIRIFAATGQIVRTIRSTINGQTARYDGVPWNGTTDSGVKVTPGIYFYQIAVKNRSGNEKVFGGKLILL from the coding sequence ATGTTCTTCCGCCGCTCCGTTCTTTGTGCTTTTATTTGCCTGCTTTGCTGGCAGGGCAAGGTTTTCAGCCAAAGGACCTATGCTTCCCGCTCCGTTCTGGCAGATGGCAACTGGTATAAATTAGCGGTAAAAGAACCCGGCGTTTATAAAATAGACATCCCGCTGCTCAATACCATGGGCATTTCCACCACTAATCTCGCTTCCTCCCAGATCCGGTTATTTGGCAACGGTGGCCGGATGCTTCCGGAAGATAATGCCCAACCCCGGCCTGACGATCTCCTCCAGAATGCGCTTGCCGTAATAGATGGGGGTGACGGTTTATTAAACGGTAGCGACTACGTTTTATTTTACGCGCCCGGCCCGCATTCCTGGCAAAATAACCAGCATGTACAGAATCTGTACGCGGATTCTGCCTGTTATTTCCTGAACATCGCACCTGGCGGGCTTCGCATGACAACAGATAATGCCAGCCCCGTCCCAAATATGCAAATTAATTCTTTTGATTTTCGGGCTTTTTATGAAAAAGACCTGGTGAACCTGCTCTCCAGCGGAAAAAACTGGCTGGGCGAAGAGTTTAACAACGTTACACCGGAAAGGAATTTCACTATTCCATTGCCCGCCAGTGGTTTAACGGATATAAATGTACATTTTCGCGGCGCCGCCAGAACTACCAGTGGTTCCCGCTTTGAAATATCGATGAATAGTGCGCAGCTCGGCAGTCTTTCTGTTACCCCGGTTTCAGGAAATATCTTCGACACCTATGCTACTATTGCCGATGGTACCTTCAATGCCAACGGCCCCGCTAATTTTAATATCAAATACGTTGGCAATGCCGGTGCAAAAGGCTGGTTGGATTATATAGAGATCTTTGGAAGAACTGCACTCAGCTTACCAACTGAAGGCCTGCTCCATTTCCGCGATTCCCGCAGCCTGGGAAGGATAGGAGAGTTCCTGATCAGCCAGGCCAACGCACAAACACAGGTATGGGATATCACAGATCCCATCAAACCCATCTCCATCGCAACTACTTTGAATGGCAGCACTTTACGTTTCACAAGAGATGCTGCAACACTGAAAGAATACATCGCATTTTCCACCACCGCCAAACCAGTTTATGTTGGTCCGGTACCCAATCAAAACCTCCACGGCGGCGGCCCCACAGAAATGCTGATCATTACCGCCGGCAGTTTGCGTTCGGAAGCTGTACGTTTAGCTGCTTATCACCAGGCCAGGGTGGTGAATGTGGAAGAGATCTATAACGAATTCAGTTCCGGTATCGCAGATCCCACTGCCATCAGGGATTTCGTGAAGATGCAGTATGACCGTCATGGTATAAAGTACCTGTTGCTTTTTGGCCGTGCCTCTTTTGATTACAAGAACCGTATGGCTAATAATACCAATATCGTACCCACCTGGCAAAGCCTGGCCTCCTTTCACGGCATCAATTCCTACATGTCAGACGATTACTTCGGTTTCCTTGACAATACAGACGATATTGCCGGAAACCCCTTGCTGGACGTAGCGATCGGCCGATTGCCGGTTAAGAATATCACCGAAGCAGCCAATGTAGTGGATAAGATCTTAGGGTATCATTCTCCCAAAGGTTTCGGCGCATGGCGTAATGAAATGACCTTTGTGGCAGATGATGAAGATGATAACCTCCACCTGGAAGACGCAGAAAAAGTAAGCAATATCATTGCGCAGGAACAACCGCAATACAACATCAGCAAGATCTACCTGGATGCCTTTCCGCAAGTTGCTGATGCTGGCGGAAGCCGCTACCCTGCTGCAAATGAAGCCGTCAATAATAAAATGTTCAACGGCACCCTCGTTTGGAATTACACCGGTCACGGAAGTTTTTCCCGCCTCGCGGAAGAAGCCATTCTCGAAGAATCTTCTCCCAACAACTGGAACAATGCCAACCGCCTGCCCCTGATGGTCACTGCCACCTGCGATTTCGCCTCCTTCGACAATCCCAATTTCAATTCATTGGGAGAGCAATTATTGAACAGGAAAGAAGGAGGTGCCATTGCCCTGATGACCACCACCCGCGCAGTGTTTGCATTCTCCAACCTGGTGATGAACTCCAATTATTTCCGCCTGGCATTTCAACCCGGTGCTGGTAATAAAATGCCCACACTGGGAGAAGGCGCTATGCTGGCCAAAAATGAAACCTACGCCAACTTCGGCGATATCATTAATAACAGGAAGTTCCAGCTGCTGGGCGATCCTGCACTCAGCCTCGCTTTCCCTAAATGGAAAGTATACACGGATTCCATTAATGCACAACCCGTTAGCAGTACAGATACCCTCAAAGCACTGGGGAGATATACTATAAAAGGAAGTGTAAGAGATGCCGCAGGCCTTATCAGAACAGGATATAACGGCAGCATTGTGATCACCGTTTTTGATAAACCCGCCGGTAGAAGTACCAGGGGCAACGACCCTACCAGTCGTGCTGTAGTATATGAGCAGCGGGACCGGATCCTCTATAAAGGCACCCAGCAAGTCAGCAATGGCAGGTTCAGCTTCACTTTCGTTGTACCTAAAGATATTGCACAAACCGGCGGGGATGGAAAGATCAGCTATTACACCTCCAACGAAACCGAAGATGGTAGCGGATTTTACAGTGGTATAGCCGTAAACGGTACCGCCACGGAAATACCCCCAGATAATAAAGGCCCTGTGATCAAAGCCTGGATGGACAGTGAAGCTTTCAGAGATGGAGGTATCACCAGCGAAAATCCTCTGCTACTCCTGCATTTACAGGATGAAAACGGTATCAATGCCACAGGGAATGGCATCGGCCATGATATCATTGCCATTTTAGACGACAGCACCCGTTATTACGTGATGAACGACTTTTATGAAGCCATCCCGGGAGATTTCAGGGAAGGGAAAGTGCGTTTTCCGCTGGCAGGACTATCTCCCGGAAAACATACCCTCACCATCCGTGCCTGGGATACATATAATAATTCTTCTACCATTAACATCCATTTTACGGTTGTGCCCAAAGCCACGTTGGCAGTGGAAAATGTAAGTAATTACCCCAATCCTTTCCGCCAGCAGACCCGGTTTGTGTTTTCCCATAATCAACAAGAGGCTGATCTTGATGTGGTTATCCGTATATTTGCTGCCACTGGCCAAATCGTACGCACAATCAGGAGCACAATAAATGGACAAACTGCCCGTTATGATGGCGTTCCATGGAACGGAACCACGGATTCTGGAGTAAAAGTAACCCCTGGCATCTACTTTTATCAAATCGCAGTGAAGAACAGATCGGGTAATGAAAAAGTGTTTGGTGGAAAGCTAATATTGTTATAA
- a CDS encoding SUMF1/EgtB/PvdO family nonheme iron enzyme produces the protein MRRLTSLSLILGTGVLMSMSACKNGGLFGKKKESSSATGWAYNDPKMGGFSVAKAKDQFTGPGLVFVQGGTFAMGATEQDVMGDWNNIPRRITVSSFYIDENEVSNINYREYLYWLNRMYYESFPDVYRNALPDTLVWRSELAYNEPLVEYYFRHPAYNNYPVVGVSWKQATDYAKWRSNRVNEKLLMDAGLLSKADIMNQADDNTFDSKAYMAGLYEGTPGKMTKSAKKQFANPDGSPRGAQFEDGIMLPNYRLPTEAEWEYAALGYIGQNPNPSKKEGKRGEELIMNKQIYSWGTNNSGLRDIRRGNWQGQFLANFKRGSGDNMGMAGGLNDKASIPAPVLSYFPNTFGIYNMSGNVSEWVNDVYRPLTTIDGDDFNYFRGNKFQTVYQNAEKEFEKDSLGMLKMRDVTDEESASRLNYQKGDVINYLDGDSLSLVEYGYGITSLVNDKSRVVKGGSWNDRAYWLSPGSRRFMQEDMATNTVGFRCAMDRVGSPEGNKFKTGNTFKKQRQKR, from the coding sequence ATGCGCAGATTAACCTCCTTATCCTTGATCCTCGGCACCGGCGTATTAATGTCGATGTCGGCCTGTAAGAATGGTGGTCTTTTTGGTAAGAAAAAAGAATCATCTTCCGCCACCGGCTGGGCTTATAACGACCCAAAAATGGGTGGTTTTTCCGTTGCTAAAGCAAAGGACCAGTTCACTGGCCCTGGTTTAGTGTTTGTTCAGGGCGGTACATTCGCCATGGGCGCTACTGAGCAGGACGTAATGGGTGACTGGAACAACATTCCCCGCCGTATCACGGTTTCTTCCTTCTATATTGATGAGAATGAAGTTTCCAACATCAACTATCGTGAGTACCTGTATTGGTTAAACCGCATGTACTACGAATCCTTCCCTGACGTTTACCGCAATGCTTTACCGGATACCCTGGTATGGCGTAGCGAGTTGGCCTATAATGAGCCGCTGGTGGAGTACTATTTCCGCCACCCTGCTTATAATAACTACCCGGTTGTAGGTGTTAGCTGGAAACAAGCTACTGACTATGCCAAATGGCGCTCCAACCGTGTGAATGAAAAACTGCTGATGGATGCAGGTCTCCTCTCCAAAGCAGATATCATGAACCAGGCAGATGACAATACATTCGACAGTAAGGCTTACATGGCTGGTCTGTATGAAGGTACGCCCGGTAAAATGACCAAATCCGCTAAGAAGCAATTTGCTAATCCGGATGGTTCTCCACGTGGTGCTCAATTCGAAGATGGTATCATGTTGCCTAACTACCGGCTCCCAACAGAAGCTGAGTGGGAATATGCAGCGCTTGGCTATATTGGTCAGAACCCGAATCCCTCCAAGAAAGAAGGAAAACGTGGGGAAGAGCTGATCATGAACAAACAGATCTATTCCTGGGGTACTAATAACAGTGGTTTGAGGGATATCCGCCGCGGTAACTGGCAAGGTCAGTTCCTGGCGAACTTCAAACGCGGTTCCGGTGATAACATGGGTATGGCTGGCGGGCTGAACGATAAAGCCTCGATTCCTGCTCCTGTTCTTTCTTACTTCCCTAATACTTTTGGTATCTACAATATGTCCGGTAACGTGAGTGAGTGGGTGAATGACGTTTACAGACCATTGACTACCATTGATGGTGATGACTTCAACTACTTCCGGGGTAACAAATTCCAGACTGTTTATCAAAATGCTGAGAAGGAGTTTGAGAAGGATAGCCTGGGTATGCTGAAGATGCGGGATGTTACTGATGAGGAAAGTGCAAGCCGGTTGAACTATCAGAAAGGGGATGTGATCAACTACCTGGATGGTGACTCTCTTTCTCTTGTTGAATATGGTTATGGTATTACTTCGCTGGTGAATGATAAATCCCGGGTGGTCAAGGGGGGTAGCTGGAATGACAGGGCTTATTGGTTGTCTCCTGGTTCGCGTAGGTTTATGCAGGAGGATATGGCGACTAATACTGTTGGTTTCCGTTGTGCGATGGACCGTGTGGGGTCTCCTGAGGGTAATAAGTTCAAGACTGGTAATACTTTCAAGAAGCAACGTCAGAAGAGATAA
- the bcp gene encoding thioredoxin-dependent thiol peroxidase produces MTHLKEGDIAPSFTAIDQHGQSVSLADFKGKKVILYFYPHDMTPGCTTQACNLRDHHSRLLSKGYVVLGVSEDDEKSHRKFADEYNLPFSLLVDESHAILNDYGVWGEKEFMGRTFDGTHRTTFLIDEEGVIAHIIHKPNNGDHAAEIIELWEGDGAEFKTEPAEEEADAPAEAADQMSPIEKAVRAFTPKPHPVPKVEEEAAEPTAEAAPAPKPKAKRVAKPKVKPAAPAKVEEAKPAAAPKAKAKAKPAAKPAAQKAAAKSAAKKATAKPAAKKAAAKPAAKKAAAKTAPKAKAKTAAKKAAPKAKAKAAPKKAAPKKAVAKKAAPKAKAKVAPKKAAPKKAVAKKAAPKKAVAKKAAPKAKAKAAPKKAAPKKAVAKKAAPKKAVAKKAAPKAKAKAAPKKAAPKKAAAKKAAPKAKAAPKKAAAKKGKKR; encoded by the coding sequence ATGACACATCTTAAAGAAGGGGATATAGCACCTTCATTCACAGCCATTGATCAGCACGGTCAAAGCGTATCGCTTGCTGATTTTAAAGGAAAGAAAGTGATCCTGTACTTCTATCCGCACGATATGACCCCAGGCTGCACTACCCAGGCCTGTAATCTGCGGGATCACCACAGCCGTCTACTGAGCAAAGGCTATGTAGTTCTGGGCGTGAGCGAAGATGACGAAAAAAGCCACAGGAAATTCGCAGACGAATACAATCTGCCTTTCTCATTGTTAGTGGACGAAAGCCACGCCATCCTCAACGATTATGGCGTGTGGGGCGAAAAAGAATTCATGGGCCGCACCTTTGACGGTACCCACCGCACCACTTTCCTCATCGATGAAGAAGGAGTGATCGCACACATCATCCACAAACCAAACAACGGCGACCACGCCGCAGAAATAATCGAACTCTGGGAAGGCGATGGCGCTGAATTCAAAACAGAACCCGCTGAAGAAGAAGCTGACGCCCCTGCCGAAGCTGCAGACCAGATGTCTCCCATAGAAAAAGCCGTTCGCGCCTTTACGCCCAAACCACACCCGGTTCCGAAAGTAGAAGAGGAAGCCGCAGAACCAACTGCAGAAGCAGCTCCGGCACCAAAGCCCAAAGCTAAACGTGTGGCCAAACCTAAAGTCAAACCAGCTGCTCCTGCTAAAGTAGAAGAAGCAAAACCAGCCGCTGCCCCTAAAGCAAAAGCGAAAGCCAAACCAGCAGCAAAACCCGCTGCCCAAAAAGCCGCCGCAAAATCTGCAGCCAAAAAGGCCACTGCCAAACCAGCTGCTAAGAAAGCTGCTGCAAAACCTGCAGCAAAGAAAGCCGCCGCTAAAACTGCTCCCAAAGCAAAAGCTAAAACAGCCGCTAAAAAAGCAGCCCCTAAAGCAAAAGCGAAAGCAGCACCAAAGAAAGCCGCTCCTAAAAAAGCAGTAGCTAAAAAAGCCGCACCAAAAGCAAAAGCTAAAGTAGCGCCAAAGAAAGCAGCCCCTAAAAAGGCAGTAGCTAAAAAAGCTGCACCTAAAAAAGCAGTTGCCAAAAAAGCAGCCCCTAAAGCAAAAGCCAAAGCAGCTCCAAAAAAAGCCGCTCCAAAAAAGGCAGTAGCTAAAAAAGCTGCACCTAAAAAAGCAGTTGCCAAAAAAGCAGCCCCTAAAGCAAAAGCGAAAGCAGCACCAAAGAAAGCCGCTCCTAAAAAAGCAGCAGCTAAAAAGGCCGCACCAAAAGCAAAAGCAGCTCCAAAAAAAGCCGCCGCTAAAAAAGGGAAAAAGAGATAA
- a CDS encoding peptidoglycan DD-metalloendopeptidase family protein, whose protein sequence is MKRTIAFLLLLPQLLQAQGLAEKHYPKGYFRNPLNVPIELAGNFGELRPNHFHSGLDLKTQQRENLPVHAAADGYVSRVGVSHLGFGNVLYITHPNGYTTVYAHLNRFYPLVEEYVKRKQYEQESWASDIVLPPGLFPVKKGEFVAWSGNTGGSAGPHLHFEIRDTQTEKPLNPMLFGFSIPDTRAPEIQRIVIYDRNKSLYEQSPIVVPVKNTKAGYVATRPLVKVATDKVGLGLSALDRQSNSANPNGIYEAMIIQNGQVDCGFQLDNIGYDETRYLNAHIDYKMKKGGGPYVQLLFALPGNDLDIYQDVSGNGIINLSDKQPHPLTIRVTDAYGNTSNVQITLQQEGNGAAESVCANKMYADSRNIFENNQVEFYLEEGSLYDEICFRYLEIPNATAYSSTYRLHTALVPVHYSFGLRIKPNRPVSAALQNKMIIVRKGLGESVSATTFEDGWYKGTFRDLGDFYLTTDTDAPRIAVLGGIKQGANLSKAGRIAFSMNDASGIKSYRAELDGKWIMFSRRSNVLSYTFDEHCQPGNHTLTLTVTDIANNESTYTLTFKR, encoded by the coding sequence ATGAAAAGAACGATCGCATTCTTGCTCTTGCTGCCCCAACTCCTGCAGGCACAAGGGTTAGCGGAAAAGCATTATCCCAAAGGATATTTCAGGAATCCGCTGAACGTACCAATAGAACTGGCCGGTAATTTCGGGGAACTCCGACCCAACCACTTCCACTCCGGATTAGACCTCAAAACACAACAACGGGAAAACCTCCCCGTACACGCAGCCGCAGATGGCTACGTAAGCAGAGTAGGCGTATCCCATCTTGGCTTCGGGAATGTATTATACATCACTCACCCCAATGGCTACACTACCGTCTACGCACATCTTAACAGATTTTACCCCCTGGTGGAAGAATACGTAAAAAGAAAGCAATATGAACAGGAAAGCTGGGCATCAGACATTGTGCTGCCACCGGGCCTTTTCCCCGTTAAAAAAGGCGAATTCGTAGCCTGGAGCGGAAACACAGGAGGCTCTGCCGGTCCGCACCTGCACTTTGAGATCCGCGATACTCAAACCGAAAAACCCCTCAACCCCATGCTTTTCGGGTTCAGCATTCCGGATACCCGTGCCCCCGAGATCCAAAGGATAGTGATATATGATCGTAACAAAAGCCTCTACGAACAATCCCCCATAGTTGTTCCCGTAAAGAACACAAAAGCAGGATACGTTGCCACCCGCCCCCTCGTGAAAGTAGCCACAGACAAAGTAGGGCTGGGCCTCAGTGCGCTGGACAGGCAAAGCAATTCCGCCAATCCCAACGGCATCTACGAAGCCATGATCATTCAGAATGGCCAGGTAGACTGCGGTTTCCAACTCGATAATATTGGCTACGATGAAACCCGCTACCTCAATGCCCATATTGATTATAAGATGAAAAAAGGCGGCGGCCCCTACGTACAGCTGTTGTTTGCACTCCCCGGAAATGATCTCGATATTTACCAGGATGTGTCCGGTAATGGTATCATTAATCTGTCCGATAAACAACCCCATCCCTTAACCATCCGTGTAACAGACGCTTACGGAAATACCAGTAATGTGCAGATCACTTTACAGCAGGAGGGGAATGGCGCTGCAGAATCCGTTTGTGCCAATAAGATGTACGCAGATTCAAGGAATATATTTGAAAATAATCAGGTAGAATTTTATCTTGAGGAAGGATCTTTATATGATGAAATTTGTTTCCGGTATCTCGAAATCCCTAACGCCACAGCCTATTCCAGCACTTACCGCCTGCACACGGCACTGGTGCCCGTTCACTATAGCTTTGGACTAAGGATCAAACCAAACCGCCCGGTTTCCGCAGCGTTGCAAAATAAAATGATAATCGTGCGTAAAGGTTTGGGAGAAAGCGTTTCAGCTACTACCTTTGAGGACGGATGGTATAAAGGAACGTTCCGCGATCTCGGAGATTTTTATCTGACCACAGACACGGACGCACCAAGGATCGCAGTCCTCGGCGGTATCAAACAGGGCGCGAACCTATCCAAAGCCGGCAGGATTGCGTTCTCCATGAACGATGCCAGCGGCATTAAATCCTACCGCGCAGAATTAGATGGCAAGTGGATAATGTTTTCCCGCCGCAGCAATGTTTTATCGTATACCTTTGATGAACATTGCCAGCCCGGAAATCATACTTTGACCCTGACGGTAACGGATATCGCCAACAACGAATCGACTTACACATTGACCTTTAAACGATAA
- a CDS encoding DUF4332 domain-containing protein: MSYPIHEIQGIGPNYASKLLGVGINTVEKLLEDGATRTGRLKLTETTGIPESLILTWVNHADLMRINGIGDQFAELLEAAGVDTVKELRTRVPENLHAKVTEVNALKNLSGRVPTLNELTQMIEQAKDLEPVVTH, encoded by the coding sequence ATGAGTTATCCGATACATGAGATCCAGGGCATTGGGCCTAATTATGCGAGTAAGCTGTTAGGTGTTGGTATTAATACCGTGGAGAAATTATTAGAAGATGGGGCTACCCGTACCGGCAGGTTGAAACTGACGGAGACAACGGGGATTCCTGAATCTTTGATACTTACCTGGGTGAATCATGCTGATCTGATGCGGATCAATGGGATCGGGGATCAGTTTGCTGAGTTGCTGGAGGCAGCTGGAGTTGATACAGTGAAGGAGTTGAGGACAAGGGTGCCGGAGAATTTGCATGCGAAGGTGACGGAGGTGAATGCTTTGAAGAATTTGAGTGGCAGGGTGCCTACTTTGAACGAGTTGACGCAGATGATTGAACAGGCGAAGGATCTTGAGCCGGTTGTGACGCACTAG